A window of the Halobacterium hubeiense genome harbors these coding sequences:
- the ddh gene encoding D-2-hydroxyacid dehydrogenase: MVTRIGIHASVETLFPPTVLVDELDDVDPEVTVVTSDDLDGVDALVTFAYDDAFLDSGLEWIHSVQSGVDRFPFEDLEAAGVRLTNSTGTHGDSVGETVAGYMLSFARRLHEYRSKQERTEWAWPAWQDPFTLDGSSLCVVGLGTLGQGIAARADALGMDVVGVKRTPTPVDHVDTVYPRADLHEAIADAKFVALAVPLTDDTAGMIGDAELDAMRDDAVLVNVARGPVVEQDALVDALEGDELTGAALDVFEAEPLPEDSPLWELDEVVVTPHAAAATRDYAERMAALVRENVRRVAAGERLANAVVEPGDDSAASL, encoded by the coding sequence ATGGTAACGCGCATCGGGATTCACGCGTCCGTGGAGACGCTGTTCCCGCCGACAGTGCTGGTCGACGAGCTCGACGACGTCGACCCCGAAGTGACCGTGGTCACGTCCGACGACCTCGACGGCGTGGACGCGCTCGTGACGTTCGCGTACGACGACGCCTTTCTCGACAGCGGTCTGGAGTGGATTCACTCCGTGCAGTCCGGCGTGGACCGGTTCCCGTTCGAGGACCTCGAAGCCGCTGGCGTCCGCCTGACGAACAGCACGGGCACGCACGGCGACAGCGTCGGCGAGACGGTCGCCGGCTACATGCTGTCGTTCGCGCGCCGGCTCCACGAGTACCGCAGCAAGCAGGAGCGAACGGAGTGGGCGTGGCCGGCGTGGCAGGACCCGTTCACGCTCGACGGCTCCTCGCTGTGTGTCGTCGGCCTCGGGACGCTCGGGCAGGGCATCGCGGCGCGAGCGGACGCGCTCGGGATGGACGTCGTCGGCGTCAAGCGCACGCCGACGCCCGTCGACCACGTTGATACCGTCTACCCGCGTGCGGACCTCCACGAGGCCATCGCGGATGCGAAGTTCGTCGCGCTCGCGGTGCCGCTGACCGACGACACAGCGGGGATGATTGGCGACGCCGAACTCGACGCGATGCGCGACGACGCGGTGCTGGTGAACGTCGCGCGTGGCCCCGTCGTCGAGCAGGACGCGCTCGTGGACGCGTTAGAGGGCGACGAACTCACGGGCGCGGCGCTGGACGTCTTCGAGGCCGAGCCACTGCCTGAGGACTCGCCACTCTGGGAGCTGGACGAAGTGGTGGTGACGCCGCACGCTGCCGCGGCGACCCGCGACTACGCCGAGCGGATGGCCGCGCTCGTCCGGGAGAACGTCCGCCGCGTCGCGGCCGGCGAGCGCCTCGCGAACGCCGTCGTGGAACCCGGCGACGACTCGGCAGCCAGCCTTTAA
- a CDS encoding type II secretion system F family protein, which produces MASPLVFAPLVAVLAVLFALAAAPVFAPIDRLVSRLSLAAFGGFARRRRDANPGQVAALQGAHVPQTYRVYASRTFLYATVGALAGSILGVYLVASVLVFLGSASESLQSQFPAAVQGLFVESVSGFSGGELFALFLASGATLGVLAAYAAYQSRWTMPSYRAGERERRIDASMERTVAFLYALSRSGMALPEVLRILSRNREVYGESAEEMAVAVKDVDMYGADILRALGRLGQRTPSEELAEFSENLTSVLQSGRDLPGFLKRQYDYYAEEAEAQQEQFLELLATLAEAYVTLLVAGPLFLITILVVVGLTLADTLTFLQFTAYLLIPMATVGFVVYLDSITGTATGGEVTGDEGSEAGTRFQSIPQRAARADGGQTAGAATEQNRERLATYEALRPILYRLRNPVSVVRESPTVLLYATVPLAALYLLVQWWPLASAGVTDLTAYDDPLVHATLFVLGTFTVAYELHRRRVKAIEAGVPDFLDRFASTNEAGMPVVQSFGRVVGSDLGALTTELERTWADVQWGARIEHALGRFRDRTATPAISRVVTLTTNAMRASGDLGPVLRIAANEAKATRRLERDRRSELLTYLVVIYIAFFVFLAIIVALDVIFIPNIPVVETTAPAGQLPAGGSSGAFSRTANLTQATKDSYSLVFFHTGLVQAVCSGLVAGQMGQGSVKAGAKHATLMLAIAYGTFLVLG; this is translated from the coding sequence ATGGCGTCGCCGCTGGTCTTCGCGCCGCTGGTCGCGGTGCTGGCGGTCCTGTTCGCGCTCGCGGCGGCGCCGGTGTTCGCCCCGATAGACCGGCTCGTCTCCCGGCTGTCGCTGGCGGCGTTCGGCGGGTTCGCGCGGCGGCGCCGAGACGCCAACCCCGGACAGGTCGCCGCGCTACAGGGCGCCCACGTCCCGCAGACGTACCGCGTGTACGCCTCGCGGACGTTCCTCTACGCGACCGTCGGCGCGCTCGCGGGCAGCATCCTCGGCGTCTACCTCGTCGCGAGCGTGCTCGTGTTCCTCGGGAGCGCGTCCGAGAGCCTCCAGTCGCAGTTCCCCGCGGCCGTACAGGGGCTGTTCGTGGAGAGTGTCAGCGGCTTCTCCGGCGGCGAACTGTTCGCGCTCTTCCTCGCGTCGGGCGCGACGCTGGGCGTGCTCGCGGCGTACGCCGCCTACCAGTCCCGGTGGACGATGCCGAGCTACCGGGCGGGCGAGCGCGAGCGCCGCATCGACGCGTCGATGGAGCGCACAGTCGCGTTCCTGTACGCGCTCTCCCGCAGCGGAATGGCGCTCCCCGAGGTGCTGCGGATTCTCTCGCGCAACCGCGAGGTCTACGGGGAGAGCGCCGAGGAGATGGCGGTCGCCGTCAAGGACGTGGACATGTACGGCGCCGACATCCTCCGCGCGCTCGGCCGGCTCGGCCAGCGCACGCCCAGCGAGGAGCTCGCGGAGTTCTCGGAGAACCTCACGAGCGTCCTCCAGAGCGGCCGCGACCTCCCGGGGTTCCTGAAGCGCCAGTACGACTACTACGCCGAGGAAGCCGAAGCCCAGCAGGAGCAGTTCCTCGAACTGCTCGCGACGCTCGCGGAGGCGTACGTCACGCTGCTGGTCGCCGGGCCGCTGTTCCTCATCACCATCCTCGTCGTCGTCGGGCTCACGCTCGCGGACACGCTGACGTTCCTGCAGTTCACCGCGTACCTGCTGATTCCGATGGCGACCGTAGGGTTCGTCGTCTACCTCGACAGCATCACGGGGACCGCGACCGGCGGCGAGGTCACCGGCGACGAGGGCTCGGAGGCGGGGACGCGCTTCCAGTCCATCCCCCAGCGAGCGGCGCGCGCGGACGGCGGCCAGACGGCCGGTGCGGCCACCGAACAGAACCGCGAGCGCCTCGCCACCTACGAGGCGCTGCGGCCGATACTCTACCGGCTGCGCAACCCCGTGTCGGTCGTGCGCGAGTCCCCGACGGTGCTGCTGTACGCGACCGTGCCGCTCGCCGCGCTCTACCTGCTCGTCCAGTGGTGGCCGCTCGCGTCGGCGGGCGTCACCGACCTCACCGCGTACGACGACCCGCTCGTGCACGCGACGCTGTTCGTGCTCGGGACGTTCACGGTCGCGTACGAGCTCCACCGGCGCCGCGTGAAAGCCATCGAGGCGGGCGTGCCGGACTTCCTCGACCGGTTCGCGTCCACGAACGAGGCGGGGATGCCGGTCGTCCAGAGCTTCGGGCGCGTCGTCGGCAGCGACCTCGGCGCGCTCACCACGGAACTGGAACGCACGTGGGCGGACGTGCAGTGGGGCGCGCGCATCGAGCACGCGCTCGGCCGGTTCCGCGACCGCACCGCCACGCCCGCCATCTCCCGGGTCGTGACGCTGACGACGAACGCGATGCGGGCCAGCGGCGACCTCGGCCCCGTGTTGCGCATCGCCGCCAACGAGGCGAAGGCGACGCGGCGCCTCGAACGCGACCGCCGCAGCGAACTGCTGACGTACCTCGTCGTCATCTACATCGCCTTCTTCGTGTTCCTCGCCATCATCGTCGCGCTCGACGTCATCTTCATCCCGAACATCCCCGTCGTGGAGACGACGGCGCCGGCCGGCCAGCTCCCCGCGGGCGGGAGTTCGGGCGCGTTCTCGCGGACCGCCAACCTCACGCAGGCGACGAAGGACTCGTACAGTCTGGTGTTCTTCCACACGGGCCTCGTGCAGGCGGTCTGCTCGGGGCTGGTCGCCGGACAGATGGGACAGGGGAGCGTGAAAGCCGGCGCGAAACACGCCACGCTGATGCTCGCCATCGCGTACGGCACGTTCCTCGTCCTCGGGTGA
- a CDS encoding cupin domain-containing protein: MGYRIVDPDDVEVPDGRPCEYRSLTEAGDLDEMAVNLFRAEPGEQVPLAYHYHEQQEEAFFVLSGTLFVETPERTYEVPEGHLFTVDPESPQRAHNPEDADERVELLAVGAPPAPDDAVAYDPGEDD, from the coding sequence ATGGGCTACCGAATCGTCGACCCCGACGACGTCGAAGTGCCGGACGGGCGGCCGTGCGAGTACCGCTCGCTGACCGAGGCCGGCGACCTCGACGAGATGGCGGTGAACCTGTTCCGCGCGGAACCGGGCGAGCAGGTGCCGCTGGCGTACCACTACCACGAACAGCAGGAGGAGGCCTTCTTCGTGCTCTCGGGGACGCTGTTCGTGGAGACGCCCGAGCGGACCTACGAGGTACCGGAGGGACACCTCTTCACCGTGGACCCGGAGAGCCCCCAGCGCGCGCACAACCCCGAGGACGCCGACGAGCGCGTCGAACTGCTGGCGGTCGGCGCGCCGCCGGCGCCCGACGACGCGGTCGCGTACGACCCCGGCGAAGATGACTGA
- a CDS encoding ArsA family ATPase: MKPFVFFGGKGGVGKTTVSCAYARKCADAGVETLVVSTDPAHSVSDVFDQQFGDSPEPVEGIDGLSALEIDPDEEVTAHLDDIRNRLSDQVSASMVNEINKQLEMAHQTPGAYESALFDRFVEVMRNSDPYDRVVFDTAPTGSTLRLLGLPEFLESWVERLMHKRRQSIDLFEKAAVGNNEPRRVMDGDPVLARLQERKEFFEFAGGALREDAAFFLVLNPDQLSVNETERAIADMADEDLEVRGLVANKLTPSPDDDENGRGARYLRDRVETENERLATVRESLDAPLVAEIESRTREVKGDLLAEVAGELDVEVAAEDPAFV, from the coding sequence GTGAAGCCGTTCGTGTTCTTCGGCGGGAAGGGCGGCGTCGGCAAGACGACCGTCTCGTGTGCGTACGCCCGGAAGTGCGCCGACGCCGGCGTCGAGACGCTCGTCGTCTCCACGGACCCCGCCCACTCCGTCTCGGACGTCTTCGACCAGCAGTTCGGGGACAGCCCGGAGCCCGTCGAGGGTATCGACGGGCTGTCGGCGCTCGAAATCGACCCCGACGAGGAGGTCACCGCGCACCTCGACGACATCCGCAACCGGCTCTCCGACCAGGTGTCGGCGTCGATGGTCAACGAGATCAACAAGCAACTGGAGATGGCCCACCAGACGCCGGGCGCCTACGAGTCCGCGCTGTTCGACCGATTCGTCGAGGTGATGCGCAACAGCGACCCCTACGACCGCGTCGTCTTCGACACCGCCCCCACCGGCTCGACGCTACGACTGCTCGGCCTGCCGGAGTTCCTCGAATCGTGGGTCGAGCGCCTGATGCACAAGCGCCGGCAGAGCATCGACCTCTTCGAGAAGGCCGCGGTCGGCAACAACGAGCCCCGGCGCGTGATGGACGGCGACCCCGTGCTCGCGCGACTGCAGGAGCGCAAGGAGTTCTTCGAGTTCGCGGGCGGCGCGCTCCGCGAGGACGCCGCGTTCTTCCTCGTGTTGAACCCCGACCAGCTCTCCGTCAACGAGACCGAGCGCGCCATCGCGGACATGGCCGACGAGGACCTCGAAGTCCGCGGGCTCGTCGCGAACAAGCTCACGCCGTCCCCGGACGACGACGAGAACGGCCGCGGCGCGCGCTACCTCCGGGACCGCGTGGAAACCGAGAACGAGCGGCTCGCGACCGTCCGGGAGTCACTGGACGCGCCGCTGGTCGCCGAAATCGAGTCCCGCACCCGCGAGGTGAAAGGTGACCTGCTGGCGGAGGTCGCCGGCGAACTCGACGTCGAGGTCGCCGCCGAAGACCCGGCGTTCGTCTGA
- a CDS encoding carbon starvation CstA family protein, which produces MTQVIWIVAAVLVTFSLGYVGYSKYLSRFVDIDDSRDTPAHKYEDGQEYVPAKKPVLLGHHFSSIAGGAPIVGPITAGAIWGWAPALAWVAIGNPLMGAVHDFISLSGSMRHEGKSIGYIIGEYVGERGKNMLLWFAFLTIILVVAVFALVVGIVLNAYPSAATASFVYIALAVVFGVYLYQLDGPFIPGTIVFVAGVFAGVWLGIQYPFAFFELAGEAAHPAGTFILFDGTGSWVPGAGALGGNTAAWVPVILVYAAAASALPVWVLLQPRDYLSSFLLYAGVGGALVAIVVGTFLGTSSEPLVIADSIQPFTGFLGVEGRAPYPLFPMLFVTIACGTISGFHSLVSSGTTAKQLNKESDARLIGYGGMLGEGLLAAVALSTLAIAGLGSTVIEQGGGIGGALPNFAAGGGVILTSLGIPASYGGPFMALVLVSFLLTSTDTAARLGRYMMEEIVGTQGSGTDTGFSGGVGSFARGRYTNPAVQCLVAYVLIISGEWSTLWALFGSANQLLAALALLTGTVWLANWDETKQLVSTGVPMAVMVVITVLALGFLAGYQWLYVGLIQGTAGGIGGQISMAVRIVLAVVLVYLALSLVRIGYGNISDVRGGREPAAEPSDD; this is translated from the coding sequence ATGACACAGGTAATATGGATTGTGGCGGCGGTCCTCGTCACGTTCTCACTGGGGTACGTGGGGTACTCGAAGTACCTCTCCCGGTTCGTCGACATCGACGACTCGCGTGACACGCCCGCCCACAAGTACGAAGACGGACAGGAGTACGTCCCGGCGAAGAAACCAGTGCTGCTCGGCCACCACTTCTCCAGCATCGCGGGCGGCGCGCCCATCGTCGGCCCCATCACGGCCGGCGCCATCTGGGGATGGGCGCCTGCGCTCGCGTGGGTCGCCATCGGCAACCCGCTGATGGGCGCCGTCCACGACTTCATCTCGCTGTCCGGCTCGATGCGACACGAGGGGAAGTCAATCGGCTACATCATCGGCGAGTACGTCGGTGAGCGCGGGAAGAATATGCTGCTGTGGTTCGCGTTCCTCACCATCATCCTCGTGGTCGCGGTGTTCGCGCTCGTCGTGGGCATCGTGTTGAACGCGTACCCGTCGGCGGCCACCGCGAGCTTCGTGTACATCGCGCTCGCCGTGGTGTTCGGCGTCTACCTCTACCAGCTCGACGGCCCGTTCATCCCCGGCACCATCGTGTTCGTCGCCGGCGTGTTCGCGGGCGTCTGGCTCGGCATCCAGTACCCGTTCGCGTTCTTCGAACTCGCCGGCGAGGCCGCACACCCCGCGGGCACGTTCATCCTCTTCGACGGCACGGGCTCGTGGGTACCCGGCGCCGGCGCGCTCGGCGGTAACACCGCCGCGTGGGTGCCCGTGATTCTGGTGTACGCCGCGGCCGCCAGCGCCCTCCCGGTGTGGGTGCTGCTCCAGCCGCGCGACTATCTCTCGTCGTTCCTGCTGTACGCGGGCGTCGGCGGCGCGCTCGTCGCCATCGTCGTCGGGACGTTCCTCGGCACGTCCAGCGAGCCGCTGGTCATCGCCGACAGCATCCAGCCGTTCACCGGCTTCCTCGGCGTCGAGGGACGGGCGCCGTACCCGCTGTTCCCGATGCTGTTCGTGACAATCGCGTGCGGGACCATCAGCGGCTTCCACTCGCTGGTGTCCTCCGGGACGACCGCCAAACAGCTCAACAAGGAGAGCGACGCCCGCCTCATCGGCTACGGCGGCATGCTCGGCGAGGGCCTGCTCGCCGCGGTCGCGCTGTCCACGCTCGCCATCGCCGGCCTCGGCTCGACGGTCATCGAGCAGGGCGGCGGCATCGGCGGCGCGCTCCCGAACTTCGCGGCGGGCGGCGGCGTCATCCTCACGAGCCTCGGCATCCCCGCCAGCTACGGCGGCCCGTTCATGGCGCTCGTGCTCGTGAGTTTCCTGCTCACGTCCACCGACACGGCCGCGCGCCTCGGCCGCTACATGATGGAGGAAATCGTCGGCACGCAGGGCAGCGGCACCGACACCGGCTTCTCGGGCGGCGTCGGTTCGTTCGCCCGCGGGCGGTACACGAACCCCGCCGTCCAGTGTCTCGTCGCGTACGTGCTCATCATCTCCGGCGAGTGGTCGACGCTGTGGGCGCTGTTCGGCAGCGCCAACCAGCTGCTCGCCGCGCTCGCGCTGCTGACCGGCACCGTCTGGCTCGCCAACTGGGACGAGACCAAACAGCTCGTCTCCACGGGCGTCCCGATGGCCGTCATGGTCGTCATCACGGTGCTCGCGCTGGGGTTCCTCGCCGGCTACCAGTGGCTGTACGTCGGCCTGATTCAGGGCACCGCCGGCGGCATCGGCGGACAGATTTCGATGGCCGTCCGCATCGTGCTCGCCGTCGTGCTCGTCTACCTCGCGCTGTCGCTGGTGCGCATCGGCTACGGCAACATCAGTGACGTCCGCGGCGGCCGCGAACCCGCCGCCGAACCGAGCGACGACTGA
- a CDS encoding CobW family GTP-binding protein, with amino-acid sequence MGERIPVTVLSGSLGAGKTTLLNHLLANSGDRDVAVLVNDMGDVNIDADLVAEGSELDVAEGVAELSNGCICCELQDDLETAVVRLAQDRDFDHLVVESSGISEPAPVARLFTTESRVAAKYRVNGLVTVVDSRLLVDTFGGDGTPERVGTDEDGRPLSDLLVEQIEVSNAVVLNKADLCTDAELDEAEALVAALQPEADTVRTSFSEVEPSWLLDVERFDESEVGDLPGWKRALESDDEGHDHGEDDHGHRHPDEVYGVSSFTYRARRPFHPERVAEVLRTLPEGVVRSKGTLWVAGNDLRQTVGQAGPSVRVTARGPWIASLPEVEQDLYRSNRPNLEWDDEHGDRRTEFVVIGTDVDEAALRERLDDALVTDEEWENVAALPNGPFATENEAEVVLREPEPATR; translated from the coding sequence ATGGGCGAACGGATTCCGGTGACGGTACTGTCGGGGAGTCTCGGCGCCGGGAAGACGACGCTGCTGAATCACTTGCTCGCCAACTCGGGCGACCGCGACGTCGCCGTCCTCGTCAACGACATGGGCGACGTGAACATCGACGCCGACCTCGTGGCGGAGGGGTCGGAGCTGGACGTCGCCGAGGGCGTCGCGGAGCTGTCGAACGGCTGTATCTGCTGTGAGCTCCAGGACGACCTCGAAACCGCGGTGGTGCGGCTCGCGCAGGACCGCGACTTCGACCACCTCGTCGTGGAGTCCTCGGGAATCTCGGAGCCCGCGCCCGTCGCGCGGCTGTTCACCACCGAGTCCCGCGTGGCCGCGAAGTACCGCGTGAACGGGCTCGTGACGGTCGTGGACAGCCGGCTACTCGTGGACACGTTCGGCGGCGATGGCACGCCCGAGCGCGTCGGCACTGACGAGGACGGCCGCCCGCTGTCGGACCTGCTCGTGGAGCAAATCGAGGTGTCGAACGCGGTCGTACTGAACAAGGCGGACCTCTGCACGGACGCCGAACTCGACGAGGCCGAGGCACTGGTGGCGGCACTCCAGCCCGAGGCGGACACCGTCCGCACGTCGTTCTCCGAGGTAGAGCCGTCGTGGCTACTGGACGTCGAGCGCTTCGACGAGAGCGAGGTCGGCGACCTCCCCGGCTGGAAGCGCGCGCTCGAATCGGACGACGAGGGCCACGACCACGGCGAGGACGACCACGGCCACCGCCATCCCGACGAGGTGTACGGCGTCTCGTCGTTCACGTACCGGGCGCGGCGGCCGTTCCACCCCGAGCGGGTCGCCGAGGTGCTGCGAACGCTCCCCGAGGGCGTGGTACGCTCGAAGGGGACGCTGTGGGTCGCGGGCAACGATCTCAGGCAGACCGTCGGGCAGGCGGGGCCGTCGGTGCGCGTGACCGCGCGCGGCCCGTGGATCGCGTCGCTCCCGGAGGTCGAGCAGGACCTCTACCGGTCGAACCGTCCGAACCTGGAGTGGGACGACGAGCACGGCGACCGCCGCACGGAGTTCGTCGTCATCGGCACGGACGTCGATGAAGCGGCGCTCCGAGAGCGGCTCGACGACGCACTCGTCACTGACGAGGAGTGGGAGAACGTGGCGGCGCTCCCGAACGGGCCGTTCGCCACGGAGAACGAGGCGGAAGTCGTGTTGCGCGAGCCCGAGCCCGCGACCCGGTAG
- a CDS encoding type II/IV secretion system ATPase subunit — MPADFLADFERQFETLRERAERVVDVVRGSTVELVEYDPAAHGPLVEFDGLDGYEEVDRYWVHAPYAFVYVGHDADNDEYRYHVVEPGLDDFERDLLETLYDDIRDALIYDAEYEPDDPEAVLKRQMKRLIEEYGIDVDPNAFYRLFYYLHRTFEGFEKLDPVMRDPHIEDISCDGYEVPLFVYHDQYTDVETNVSYEQEELDGFVVRLAQQSGRHISIGDPVTETTLPDGSRAELALGEEVTPRGSAFTIRKYSEDPFTPATLVDYNTFDLDQMAYLWLAIESNKSLLFAGGTASGKTTSMNAISMFVPPRSKVLTIEDTRELTLFHENWLSSVTRESIGEGEDITMYDLLRSALRHRPEYIIVGEVRGDEAMTLFQAMNTGHTTYSTMHADSVQTVINRLENEPINVPRAMIQSLDVLCVQTLTHVGGERVRRNRVIAEIEGIDQRTGDLDYSTAFEWNPGNDDFEQRDSVVLDEIRDERGWSRGELLRELRNRKRVLQYLTQKDVTDYRQFTAVVNEYYANPERVVERVRSELEEDVVVNAPGVGE; from the coding sequence ATGCCCGCCGACTTCCTCGCGGACTTCGAACGACAGTTCGAGACTCTCCGAGAGCGCGCCGAGCGCGTCGTCGACGTCGTCCGCGGCTCCACGGTCGAACTCGTCGAGTACGACCCCGCCGCCCACGGGCCGCTCGTGGAGTTCGATGGCCTCGACGGCTACGAGGAGGTCGACCGCTACTGGGTGCACGCGCCCTACGCGTTCGTCTACGTCGGCCACGACGCCGACAACGACGAGTACCGCTACCACGTCGTCGAACCCGGGCTCGACGACTTCGAGCGGGACCTGCTGGAGACGCTGTACGACGACATCCGGGACGCGCTCATCTACGACGCCGAGTACGAGCCCGACGACCCCGAGGCCGTGCTGAAGCGGCAGATGAAGCGGCTCATCGAGGAGTACGGCATCGACGTGGACCCGAACGCCTTCTACCGGCTGTTCTACTACCTCCACCGCACCTTCGAGGGGTTCGAGAAGCTCGACCCGGTGATGCGTGACCCCCACATCGAGGACATCTCCTGTGACGGCTACGAGGTGCCGCTGTTCGTCTACCACGACCAGTACACGGACGTCGAGACGAACGTCTCCTACGAGCAGGAGGAACTGGACGGCTTCGTGGTGCGGCTCGCCCAGCAGTCCGGCCGCCACATCTCCATCGGCGACCCCGTGACGGAGACGACGCTCCCGGACGGCTCCCGCGCGGAGCTCGCGCTCGGCGAGGAGGTCACGCCCCGCGGGTCGGCGTTCACGATTCGGAAGTACAGCGAGGACCCGTTCACGCCCGCGACGCTCGTGGACTACAACACGTTCGACCTCGACCAGATGGCGTACCTCTGGCTCGCCATCGAGTCCAACAAGAGCCTGCTGTTCGCGGGCGGCACCGCGTCCGGGAAGACCACGTCGATGAACGCCATCTCGATGTTCGTGCCGCCGCGCTCGAAAGTGCTCACCATCGAGGACACCCGCGAGCTGACGCTGTTCCACGAGAACTGGCTGTCGTCGGTCACGCGGGAGTCAATCGGTGAAGGCGAGGACATCACGATGTACGACCTGCTCCGGTCGGCGCTCCGGCACCGCCCCGAATACATCATCGTCGGCGAGGTGCGCGGCGACGAGGCGATGACGCTGTTCCAGGCGATGAACACCGGCCACACGACGTACTCGACGATGCACGCCGACAGCGTGCAGACGGTCATCAATCGGCTAGAGAACGAGCCCATCAACGTCCCGCGGGCGATGATTCAGAGCCTCGACGTGCTCTGCGTGCAGACGCTCACGCACGTCGGCGGCGAGCGCGTCCGCCGGAACCGCGTCATCGCGGAAATCGAGGGCATCGACCAGCGCACCGGCGACCTCGACTACTCGACGGCGTTCGAGTGGAACCCCGGCAACGACGACTTCGAGCAGCGGGACTCGGTCGTCCTCGACGAGATTCGCGACGAGCGCGGCTGGTCGCGGGGCGAGCTGTTGCGCGAGCTGCGGAACCGCAAGCGCGTCCTCCAGTACCTCACGCAGAAGGACGTCACCGACTACCGCCAGTTCACGGCCGTCGTCAACGAGTACTACGCGAACCCCGAACGGGTCGTCGAGCGCGTGCGCTCGGAGCTCGAGGAGGACGTCGTCGTGAACGCGCCGGGTGTCGGCGAGTAG
- a CDS encoding sodium/proline symporter: MDTVGDYVVGGREIGPVVTGFSERASEMSGWLTLGVPADAYSSGVMAFYNGLGMIPADLLAWAGIAKRLRKYSEIVRAVTLPTFFATRLRDDTGLVKAVSSIVLIVFEGGYVGAQIVAAGTLLRVLTGIEMWVGIVAGGVIVVGYTMLGGYFAVAWSDYFQGAIILAAFAVLPIIAYATWGLPFGDLAAMDNGASLTSVTGGATGWAALFGIISYAAIGLGVPGNPHIMVRFMGIDRVENVRTAAVVAQLFMFVAYVGAALVGLYALVQFGDLANTDNAMPMVTLELLPGALAGVVLAAALAAMMSSADSQLLVATSAVVEDVYHGFLNEQATEEQLVRYSRYVTLAIGFASIGFAYVARETPIYTLVLDYAWGGLGASLGPLLIAALWWKRVTVAGAVASMVTGTTTMILWTQWTTILGEATIEGLHTALSGLLTVYGLFPAFVLSALVLVVVSLATTPPDREALAEDFDVMRQPLSAVVEDDYATDGGTPEPKAVTELDNVRGHVADSDYWDEQ; this comes from the coding sequence ATGGACACCGTCGGCGACTACGTGGTCGGCGGCCGGGAAATCGGCCCCGTCGTCACGGGGTTCAGCGAGCGCGCCTCCGAGATGAGCGGCTGGCTGACGCTGGGCGTGCCCGCGGACGCCTACTCCTCGGGGGTCATGGCGTTCTACAACGGCCTCGGGATGATTCCCGCGGACCTGCTGGCGTGGGCGGGCATCGCCAAGCGCCTCCGCAAGTACTCGGAAATCGTGCGCGCGGTGACGCTGCCGACGTTCTTCGCGACGCGGCTCCGTGACGACACCGGGCTCGTGAAGGCCGTCTCCTCGATAGTGCTCATCGTCTTCGAGGGCGGGTACGTCGGCGCGCAAATCGTCGCCGCGGGCACGCTGCTGCGCGTGCTGACGGGCATCGAGATGTGGGTCGGCATCGTCGCCGGCGGCGTCATCGTCGTCGGGTACACGATGCTCGGCGGCTACTTCGCGGTGGCGTGGTCGGACTACTTCCAGGGCGCCATCATCCTCGCGGCGTTCGCCGTCCTCCCGATTATCGCGTACGCGACGTGGGGACTGCCGTTCGGCGACCTCGCGGCGATGGACAACGGCGCCTCGCTCACGAGCGTCACCGGCGGCGCGACCGGCTGGGCGGCGCTGTTCGGCATCATCTCGTACGCCGCCATCGGGCTCGGCGTCCCCGGCAACCCCCACATCATGGTGCGGTTCATGGGCATCGACCGCGTGGAGAACGTCCGCACGGCGGCGGTCGTCGCCCAGCTGTTCATGTTCGTGGCGTACGTCGGCGCCGCGCTCGTCGGCCTCTACGCGCTCGTGCAGTTCGGCGACCTCGCGAACACGGACAACGCGATGCCGATGGTGACGCTGGAACTGCTGCCGGGCGCGCTCGCCGGCGTCGTGCTCGCGGCCGCGCTCGCGGCGATGATGTCGAGCGCGGACTCCCAGCTTTTGGTCGCGACCAGCGCCGTCGTCGAAGACGTCTACCACGGCTTCCTCAACGAGCAGGCCACGGAGGAGCAGCTCGTGCGGTACTCGCGGTACGTCACCCTCGCAATCGGGTTCGCGTCCATCGGGTTCGCGTACGTCGCCCGCGAGACGCCAATCTACACGCTCGTCCTCGACTACGCGTGGGGTGGCCTCGGCGCGAGCCTCGGCCCGCTGCTCATCGCGGCGCTGTGGTGGAAGCGCGTCACCGTCGCGGGCGCGGTCGCGAGCATGGTGACGGGCACGACGACGATGATTCTGTGGACGCAGTGGACGACCATCCTCGGCGAAGCCACCATCGAGGGCCTCCACACCGCGCTGTCGGGACTGCTCACGGTGTACGGGCTGTTCCCGGCGTTCGTGCTGTCCGCGCTCGTGCTCGTGGTGGTGTCGCTGGCGACGACGCCGCCGGACCGCGAGGCCCTCGCGGAGGACTTCGACGTGATGCGCCAGCCGCTGTCCGCGGTCGTCGAGGACGACTACGCGACCGACGGCGGGACGCCCGAGCCGAAGGCGGTCACGGAGCTGGACAACGTCCGCGGGCACGTCGCGGACAGCGACTACTGGGACGAACAGTGA